In one Campylobacter insulaenigrae NCTC 12927 genomic region, the following are encoded:
- a CDS encoding adenylosuccinate synthase has translation MSKADIVVGIQWGDEGKGKIVDKLCENYDYVCRSAGGHNAGHTIWVDGIRYALHLMPSGVLNKQCINVIGNGVVVNPDVLITEMAQFENLEGRLFISDRAHLNLNHHALIDQARERLKGDKAIGTTGKGIGPSYEDKISRNGHRVGELLEPEKLCENLMKDFELKKTYFDMLNITMPSYDEIFQDLKRFKDILSPFITDTTRMLWKALDEDKKVLLEGAQGSMLDIDHGTYPYVTSSTTISAGALSGLGLNPKEIGKIIGIVKAYTTRVGNGAFPSEDLGENGEKIGLIGKEIGVSTGRKRRCGWFDAVAVRYTARLNGLDSLSLMKLDVLDGFKDVKICRAYEYKGKEIDYVPCDLENVKPIYETMEGWDKVAGIRDYDLLPENAKKYIKRLEELSGVKVGYISTSPERDDTIIL, from the coding sequence ATGAGCAAAGCAGATATTGTCGTTGGAATTCAATGGGGTGATGAAGGTAAGGGAAAAATAGTTGATAAACTATGTGAAAATTATGACTATGTTTGCAGAAGTGCAGGAGGTCATAATGCAGGTCACACTATATGGGTTGATGGCATAAGATATGCTTTACATTTAATGCCTTCTGGTGTTTTAAATAAACAATGTATTAATGTTATTGGAAATGGAGTTGTTGTAAATCCTGATGTATTGATTACTGAAATGGCTCAATTTGAAAATTTAGAGGGAAGATTATTTATAAGTGATAGAGCTCATTTAAATTTAAATCATCATGCTTTGATTGATCAAGCCAGAGAAAGACTTAAGGGCGATAAAGCTATAGGAACAACAGGTAAGGGCATAGGACCAAGTTATGAAGATAAAATAAGTCGTAATGGTCATAGAGTGGGAGAACTTTTGGAGCCTGAAAAACTTTGTGAGAATTTAATGAAAGATTTTGAATTAAAAAAAACTTATTTTGATATGTTAAATATCACAATGCCTAGTTATGATGAAATTTTTCAAGATTTAAAACGTTTTAAAGATATTTTATCACCATTTATTACAGATACAACAAGAATGCTCTGGAAAGCATTAGATGAAGATAAAAAAGTACTTTTAGAAGGTGCACAAGGATCGATGCTTGATATTGACCATGGAACTTATCCTTATGTGACTAGTTCTACCACTATCTCAGCTGGAGCATTGAGTGGATTAGGATTAAACCCAAAAGAAATAGGAAAAATTATTGGTATAGTTAAAGCTTATACTACTAGAGTTGGAAATGGTGCTTTTCCTAGTGAGGATCTAGGTGAAAATGGTGAAAAAATAGGACTAATAGGGAAAGAGATTGGTGTAAGTACTGGTAGGAAAAGAAGATGTGGTTGGTTTGATGCTGTAGCTGTTAGATATACTGCAAGATTAAATGGCCTTGATTCTCTATCTTTAATGAAATTAGATGTTTTAGATGGTTTTAAAGATGTTAAGATTTGTAGAGCTTATGAATATAAAGGTAAAGAAATTGATTATGTCCCTTGTGATTTAGAAAATGTAAAGCCAATTTATGAAACGATGGAAGGTTGGGATAAAGTTGCTGGTATTAGAGATTATGATTTATTACCAGAAAATGCTAAAAAGTATATTAAACGCTTAGAAGAACTTAGTGGAGTTAAAGTTGGATATATTTCAACAAGTCCTGAAAGAGATGATACTATTATTTTATGA
- a CDS encoding flagellar FliJ family protein produces MKSKYSSVIKLRKQELDKAEANLTKTRQKISQCEEELKEAIKTCESLNLVDKGSIILLRSSLKMQEIARDVKKSIKQKLDLFKKELAHNHHLYKRAYLEFEKMKALENEELKKIKKILQKEEEKFIDELAITRHFNKDNQ; encoded by the coding sequence ATGAAAAGCAAATATTCTTCAGTTATAAAGCTTAGAAAACAAGAGCTTGATAAAGCAGAGGCAAATTTAACAAAAACAAGACAAAAGATTTCTCAGTGTGAAGAAGAATTAAAAGAAGCTATAAAAACTTGTGAGAGTTTGAATTTGGTGGATAAAGGTTCTATAATACTTTTGAGATCTTCATTGAAAATGCAAGAAATTGCAAGAGATGTAAAAAAATCTATCAAACAAAAATTAGATTTATTTAAAAAAGAATTAGCACATAACCATCATCTTTATAAAAGAGCATATTTAGAATTTGAAAAAATGAAAGCTTTAGAAAATGAAGAATTAAAAAAAATAAAAAAAATATTACAAAAAGAAGAAGAAAAATTTATAGATGAACTTGCTATAACAAGACATTTTAATAAGGATAATCAGTGA
- a CDS encoding MotE family protein translates to MKKIISILSLCVFYIYAEENCEQYFEAIKSQMQDQIREYDEARQSLEAFKASFEALQKEKMQALIQKEMDINASLQEIKITKEQNERILEATKQNIQTINDKTMGRIAEIYAKMKDAAVAGILSEMDDDEASKILLSLEPRKISSIMAKMQPKKASDLTLLLKNLDQNITLK, encoded by the coding sequence GTGAAAAAAATTATTTCAATATTAAGCTTGTGTGTGTTTTATATTTATGCTGAAGAAAACTGTGAACAATATTTTGAAGCAATAAAATCGCAAATGCAAGATCAAATCAGAGAATATGATGAGGCTAGACAAAGCTTAGAAGCATTTAAAGCTTCTTTTGAAGCTTTACAAAAAGAAAAAATGCAAGCTTTGATTCAAAAAGAAATGGATATTAATGCAAGTTTGCAAGAAATTAAAATAACTAAAGAACAAAATGAGCGAATTTTAGAAGCCACAAAACAAAATATTCAAACAATTAATGATAAAACTATGGGGCGAATTGCTGAAATTTATGCAAAAATGAAAGATGCTGCCGTAGCTGGAATACTTAGTGAAATGGATGATGATGAAGCGTCTAAAATCTTGCTTTCATTAGAACCAAGAAAAATTTCTTCAATTATGGCAAAAATGCAACCCAAAAAAGCATCAGATTTAACATTATTACTAAAAAATTTAGATCAAAATATAACTTTAAAGTAA
- a CDS encoding DUF507 family protein, with protein sequence MRIKPAHIPYIANKIILDLVNSSFVKIKDDSQKLIKTAKEILEIDVLNERKLDEKAKELLESQEDEIEFMQIDRKNMFWMIKKKLADEFKFILDKEDRYNNLAHKILENLVNEDLINYNVSENRVKNLIFSSIMTYLREYENLEDLVYEKISNYKRKLIPGSEEYELVFEKLYQEELRKKGLL encoded by the coding sequence ATGCGTATTAAGCCAGCTCACATACCTTATATTGCAAATAAAATAATATTAGATTTAGTAAATTCTTCTTTTGTAAAAATAAAAGATGATAGTCAAAAATTGATTAAAACTGCTAAGGAAATCTTAGAAATAGATGTATTAAATGAGCGTAAACTCGATGAAAAAGCAAAGGAGCTTTTGGAAAGTCAAGAAGATGAAATTGAATTTATGCAAATTGATAGAAAAAATATGTTTTGGATGATTAAAAAAAAGCTTGCAGATGAGTTTAAATTTATATTAGATAAAGAAGACAGATATAATAATTTAGCACATAAAATTTTAGAAAATTTAGTGAATGAAGATTTGATTAATTATAATGTATCTGAAAATCGTGTCAAAAATTTGATTTTTTCGAGTATTATGACTTATTTAAGAGAATATGAAAATTTAGAAGATTTAGTTTATGAAAAAATTTCAAACTATAAAAGAAAATTGATTCCTGGTTCAGAAGAATACGAATTGGTGTTTGAAAAATTATATCAAGAAGAGTTACGCAAAAAAGGGCTTTTATGA
- the carA gene encoding glutamine-hydrolyzing carbamoyl-phosphate synthase small subunit, with protein MKAYIYIENDIFLSARACGANGTFFGELVFNTSLTGYQEIISDPSYAGQFIVFSMPEIGVVGVNDDDNECQQMHASGIIIRELSECFSNFRAKENLSSYLKKHQKIGLYEVDTRFLVKMIRDCGNLRAVISTEIKDKEELKQMLVNSAKIDEINYVAQVSTKNSYLHQKGVWNHEIKSYQSIKKSNKKVAVIDYGVKENILNELVSVGLEVEVFPHNVKAKELIKLFNKGLIHGVFLSNGPGEPKILKEEISQIKYLIQAKIPMLGICLGHQLLSNAFGYETYKMKFGQHGANHPVINLVNNFVEITAQNHNYNVPEEISEVATITHRNLFGDNVEGVKYKDYPIISVQHHPESSSGPHESKYIFKEFLELL; from the coding sequence ATGAAGGCTTATATTTACATAGAAAATGATATTTTTTTGAGTGCTAGAGCTTGTGGTGCAAATGGCACCTTTTTTGGAGAATTAGTTTTTAACACTTCCTTAACCGGATATCAAGAAATTATTTCAGATCCTTCCTATGCTGGACAATTTATAGTGTTTTCTATGCCAGAGATAGGTGTTGTTGGGGTCAATGATGATGATAATGAATGCCAGCAAATGCATGCTAGTGGAATAATTATTAGAGAATTAAGTGAATGTTTCTCTAATTTTAGAGCTAAAGAAAATTTGAGTTCTTACTTAAAGAAGCATCAAAAAATAGGACTTTATGAAGTTGATACTAGGTTTTTGGTAAAAATGATAAGAGATTGTGGAAATTTAAGAGCCGTGATTTCAACAGAAATTAAAGATAAAGAAGAATTAAAACAAATGCTTGTTAATAGCGCAAAGATTGATGAAATAAATTATGTTGCTCAGGTAAGTACTAAAAATTCATATCTCCATCAAAAAGGCGTTTGGAATCATGAGATTAAATCATATCAAAGTATTAAAAAGAGTAATAAAAAAGTTGCTGTGATTGATTATGGTGTAAAGGAAAATATATTAAATGAGCTTGTAAGTGTTGGTTTAGAAGTAGAAGTATTTCCGCATAATGTTAAAGCAAAAGAACTTATTAAGCTTTTTAATAAAGGCTTAATTCATGGGGTTTTTTTGTCTAATGGACCAGGAGAACCAAAGATATTAAAGGAAGAAATATCTCAAATTAAATATTTAATTCAAGCAAAAATTCCGATGTTGGGAATTTGTTTGGGTCATCAATTATTAAGCAATGCTTTTGGTTATGAAACTTATAAAATGAAATTTGGACAGCATGGAGCCAATCATCCTGTTATTAATCTTGTAAATAATTTTGTTGAAATAACAGCGCAAAATCATAATTATAATGTTCCTGAGGAAATTTCAGAAGTAGCTACTATAACGCATAGGAATTTATTTGGAGATAATGTTGAAGGGGTAAAATACAAAGATTACCCTATTATTTCTGTACAGCATCATCCTGAAAGCTCGTCAGGACCACATGAAAGTAAGTATATTTTTAAAGAATTTTTAGAGCTTTTGTGA
- a CDS encoding sulfite exporter TauE/SafE family protein produces the protein MSLDFVGLISIAFLSSFGHCYGMCGGFILAYNQLTNQIKLPYFVLIFSYHISRITAYMFLGMFFGYFGSLFSFSEFAKGIMFFCIGIFTIFLAFALIFRGKLLSFLEHSFIFDYFIKKSIKKILHYKSLKGTILLGFLNGFVPCGLVYFYIAFGITSQNMLDATFIMLLFGLSTLPSMIFLAYFSKILSEKFQKISTLISYMLILLYGIYFTYTGFMLTA, from the coding sequence GTGAGTTTAGATTTTGTAGGATTGATTAGCATAGCTTTTCTTTCAAGTTTTGGGCATTGTTATGGAATGTGCGGAGGATTTATTCTAGCTTATAATCAACTTACAAATCAAATAAAACTTCCATATTTTGTATTAATTTTTTCATATCATATTTCAAGAATAACTGCTTATATGTTTTTAGGAATGTTTTTTGGATATTTTGGTAGTTTATTCTCTTTTAGTGAATTTGCAAAAGGGATAATGTTTTTTTGCATAGGAATTTTTACAATATTTTTAGCTTTCGCATTGATTTTTAGAGGAAAACTTTTATCTTTTTTGGAGCATTCTTTTATTTTTGATTATTTTATAAAAAAAAGTATTAAAAAAATTCTTCATTATAAATCACTTAAAGGAACTATATTACTAGGCTTTTTAAATGGTTTTGTGCCTTGTGGTTTGGTTTATTTTTATATAGCTTTTGGTATTACCTCACAAAATATGCTAGATGCCACTTTTATTATGTTACTTTTTGGATTGTCTACTTTGCCTAGCATGATTTTTTTAGCATATTTTAGTAAAATATTGAGTGAAAAATTTCAAAAAATTAGTACTTTAATTTCTTATATGCTTATATTGCTTTATGGAATATATTTTACTTACACAGGTTTTATGCTTACGGCATAA